Proteins encoded within one genomic window of Fragaria vesca subsp. vesca linkage group LG1, FraVesHawaii_1.0, whole genome shotgun sequence:
- the LOC101311323 gene encoding protein SRG1-like, with protein sequence MAESSTPAKFELLATKTVQEQLTEVEILVPQNYILKDGIPLPDPSVELMDIPVIDLGLLTPYSEGVEELDKLRSALLTGCCFHVINHGMTAEFLDEVREITKQFFAIPVEEKRKYLRAVNDFEGYGNDMVLSEQQTLDWTDRLYLTVYPPDQRKYKFWPENPISFRDTLDQFTSRSQVITETILKSMARSLNLEEDCFMDKYGEQGKMEARFNFYPPCSRPDRILGFKPHSDSSMITILLQDKEVEGLQFLKDDQWFRAPIVPEALLINVGDQIEIMTNGLFKSPVHKVVVNGEKERISFAVFCFPDSETEIEPFDCLINESRPRLYKKMKNYGDTFFEYYQQGRRPIEAAII encoded by the exons ATGGCTGAATCTTCCACTCCTGCAAAGTTTGAGTTATTAGCAACCAAAACTGTGCAAGAGCAACTCACTGAAGTAGAAATACTAGTACCACAGAACTACATTCTCAAAGATGGAATCCCACTTCCAGATCCTTCTGTTGAGTTGATGGATATTCCAGTGATTGATCTTGGTCTCCTTACACCTTACTCAGAAGGTGTGGAAGAACTTGACAAACTCAGATCAGCTCTTCTTACAGGGTGTTGCTTTCAT GTAATAAACCATGGAATGACAGCTGAATTCCTTGACGAAGTCCGTGAAATCACAAAACAGTTTTTCGCAATTCCAGTGGAAGAGAAGCGGAAATATCTGAGGGCAGTCAACGATTTTGAAGGATATGGGAACGACATGGTACTTTCAGAGCAGCAAACACTTGATTGGACTGACAGACTATACCTTACTGTATATCCACCAGACCAGCGCAAGTACAAGTTTTGGCCTGAAAATCCCATATCTTTTAG GGATACTCTAGACCAATTTACCAGTAGGTCACAGGTCATAACAGAAACTATCCTTAAGAGCATGGCGAGGTCATTGAATTTGGAGGAAGATTGCTTTATGGACAAGTATGGAGAACAAGGGAAAATGGAGGCTAGGTTTAACTTCTATCCTCCATGTTCAAGGCCTGATCGCATCCTCGGATTCAAGCCACATTCAGATAGTTCAATGATCACCATTCTCTTGCAAGACAAAGAAGTGGAAGGTCTTCAATTTCTGAAAGATGATCAATGGTTTAGGGCTCCCATTGTTCCTGAGGCGCTTCTCATTAATGTTGGTGATCAAATAGAG ATAATGACTAATGGACTGTTCAAGAGCCCAGTGCACAAGGTAGTGGTAAATGGAGAAAAGGAGAGGATTTCTTTCGCTGTGTTCTGTTTCCCAGATTCAGAGACAGAGATTGAACCCTTTGATTGCCTCATCAATGAGTCACGGCCAAGGTTGTACAAAAAGATGAAAAACTACGGTGACACCTTTTTCGAATACTACCAGCAGGGAAGAAGACCAATCGAAGCAGCAATAATATAA
- the LOC101311619 gene encoding arogenate dehydrogenase 1, chloroplastic-like, whose protein sequence is MPPLSLHPFPPKLIPTPSLLFNPQSPNLYPQSSHLYYHTPNSTPKRRRFGLQIKSLDAAQVFDYESKLAAQFRSSQTLTIAIIGFGNFGQFLAKTLTRQGHTVLAHSRSDHSAAAAKLGVSFFPDPHDLCEQHPHVILLCTSIISAAAVLSSLPVQRLRRSTLFADVLSVKEFSKALFLNALPPYFDLICTHPMFGPESAKESWNELHFVFEKVRIGEEGSRAERCEKFLSIFEREGCKMVEMSCVEHDKYAAGSQFITHTVGRVLGMLRLESTPINTKGYETLLDLVENTAGDSFDLYYGLFVYNKNALDMLERLDSAFEALKAQLFGRLHDVVRNQLFGNAGKVRPLQEENVNQNGAALVRSSIAGRPLKVHVLDSSGDDNSMLRVGIVGFGNFGQFLAKTIVRQGHKVLAYSRSDYSDVARLLGVSYFSDADDFCEEHPEVIILCTSILSTEKVLMSLPLQRLKRSTLFVDVLSVKEFPRSLFLQRLPPYFDILCTHPMFGPESGKNGWNGLAFVYDRVRIGNEESRVSRCDQFLDIFAQEGCRMVQMSCEEHDKHAAGSQFITHTMGRILEKLGLESTPVNTKGYKTLLNLVENTAGDSFDLYYGLFMYNANAMEQLKRLDNAFEALKKQLFGRLHGVSRKQIFENEDDSQHLLPTPSENESASTSSLEALNIQNN, encoded by the exons ATGCCACCTCTCTCTCTCCACCCTTTCCCTCCAAAACTCATCCCCACTCCCTCTCTCCTCTTCAACCCCCAAAGCCCCAACCTTTACCCCCAAAGCTCCCACCTTTATTATCACACCCCCAATTCAACCCCAAAACGACGCCGTTTTGGTCTCCAAATCAAATCCCTAGACGCCGCCCAGGTTTTCGACTACGAATCCAAGCTCGCCGCCCAGTTCCGCTCCTCCCAAACCCTCACAATCGCCATCATCGGCTTCGGCAACTTCGGCCAGTTCCTCGCCAAAACCCTAACCCGCCAAGGCCACACCGTCCTCGCCCACTCCCGCTCCGACCACTCCGCCGCCGCCGCCAAACTCGGCGTCTCCTTCTTCCCCGACCCCCACGACCTCTGCGAGCAGCACCCCCACGTCATCCTCCTCTGCACCTCCATCATCTCCGCCGCCGCCGTCCTCTCCTCCCTCCCCGTCCAGCGCCTCCGCCGCAGCACGCTCTTCGCCGACGTCCTCTCCGTCAAGGAATTCTCCAAAGCTCTGTTCTTGAATGCGCTTCCGCCCTACTTCGATTTGATCTGCACTCACCCCATGTTCGGCCCTGAAAGCGCGAAAGAGAGCTGGAATGAGCTGCATTTCGTGTTCGAAAAGGTCCGAATCGGAGAAGAAGGCTCCAGGGCTGAGAGGTGTGAGAAGTTCTTGAGCATTTTCGAGAGGGAAGGGTGTAAGATGGTGGAAATGAGCTGTGTAGAGCATGATAAGTATGCCGCGGGGTCGCAGTTTATTACTCACACTGTTGGGAGGGTGCTGGGGATGCTGAGGCTGGAGTCGACGCCGATTAATACCAAAGGGTATGAGACATTGTTGGATTTGGTGGAGAACACTGCAGGGGACAGCTTTGATTTGTATTACGGGTTGTTTGTGTATAACAAGAATGCGCTGGATATGCTGGAGAGGCTGGACTCGGCTTTTGAGGCTTTGAAGGCGCAGCTTTTCGGGAGGCTGCATGATGTTGTGAGGAACCAGTTGTTTGGCAATGCCGGGAAGGTGAGGCCGTTGCAGGAGGAGAATGTGAATCAGAATGGCGCTGCATTGGTGCGTTCTTCAATTGCTGGGAG ACCCCTCAAAGTACATGTTCTGGATAGCTCTGGAGACGACAATTCGATGCTCAGGGTTGGAATTGTTGGTTTTGGCAACTTTGGTCAGTTCCTTGCCAAAACCATTGTACGCCAAGGTCACAAGGTTCTAGCCTATTCGCGGTCAGACTACTCTGATGTTGCTCGACTGTTGGGTGTTTCTTACTTCTCGGATGCAGATGATTTTTGTGAGGAGCATCCAGAAGTAATAATCCTCTGCACATCGATTCTCTCCACCGAGAAAGTTCTGATGTCACTCCCTCTTCAGAGGTTGAAGCGGAGTACTTTGTTTGTTGATGTTCTATCTGTGAAGGAATTTCCGAGAAGCCTGTTTCTTCAAAGGTTGCCTCCATATTTTGATATTCTCTGCACACATCCTATGTTTGGACCAGAAAGTGGGAAAAATGGGTGGAATGGTCTTGCTTTTGTGTATGATAGGGTCAGGATTGGAAATGAAGAATCAAGGGTGTCAAGGTGTGATCAATTTCTTGATATTTTTGCTCAAGAAGGGTGTCGTATGGTGCAAATGTCATGCGAAGAGCATGATAAGCATGCGGCAGGGTCACAATTCATCACACACACTATGGGAAGAATTTTGGAAAAGTTGGGTTTGGAGTCGACGCCGGTCAATACAAAAGGTTACAAGACTTTGTTGAATTTGGTTGAGAATACAGCAGGAGATAGCTTTGATCTCTATTATGGATTGTTCATGTACAATGCAAATGCAATGGAGCAGCTAAAGAGGCTGGACAATGCTTTTGAAGCATTAAAAAAACAGCTTTTTGGGCGTTTGCATGGTGTTTCACGGAAGCAGATTTTCGAGAATGAAGATGATTCTCAACATTTGTTGCCAACACCATCAGAGAATGAATCTGCATCTACATCTTCTTTGGAGGCTCTCAACATTCAGAACAACTAA
- the LOC101303836 gene encoding LOW QUALITY PROTEIN: pyrophosphate-energized vacuolar membrane proton pump-like (The sequence of the model RefSeq protein was modified relative to this genomic sequence to represent the inferred complete CDS: deleted 1 base in 1 codon): protein MGASILPDLGAEILIPFCAVVGIVFSLLQWVYVSRVQLSPARDSNSNSTGKNGYNDYLIEEEEGVNDNNVVQKCAEIQNAISEGATSFLYTEYKYVGAFMVAFAILIFVFLGSVEGFSTSGHKCANDETKMCKPALATALFSTVSFLLGAITSVVSGFLGMKIATYANARTTLEARKGVGKAFIVAFRSGAVMGFLLAANGLLVLYIVILVFKMYYGEDWGGLFESITGYGLGGSSMALFGRVGGGIYTKAADVGADLVGKVERNIPEDDPRNPAVIADNVGDNVGDIAGMGSDLFGSYAESSCAALVVASISSFGINHELTAMLYPLIVSSIGIIVCLITTLFATDFFEIKAVKEIEPALKRQLIISTVLMTVGVAIVTWISVPSSFTIFNFGTQKVVKNWQLFLCVCVGLWAGLIIGFVTEYYTSNAYSPVQDVADSCRTGAATNVIFGLALGYKSVIIPIFAIAISIYVSFSFAAMYGIAIAALGMLSTIATGLAIDAYGPISDNAGGIAEMAGMSHRIRERTDALDAAGNTTAAIGKGFAIGSAALVSLALFGAFVSRAGIATVDVLTPKVFIGLIVGAMLPYWFSAMTMKSVGSAALKMVEEVRRQFNTIPGLMEGTAKPDYATCVKISTDASIKEMIPPGALVMLTPLIVGIFFGVETLSGVLAGSLVSGVQIAISASNTGGAWDNAKKYIEAGASEHARSLGPKGSDPHKAAVIGDTVGDPLKDTSGPSLNILIKLMAVESLVFAPFFATHGGLLFKL, encoded by the exons ATGGGGGCGAGTATTCTCCCAGATCTCGGGGCCGAGATTTTGATTCCGTTCTGCGCGGTGGTCGGAATCGTCTTCTCTCTGCTCCAGTGGGTCTACGTGTCACGTGTTCAGCTCTCGCCGGCGAGAGACTCCAATTCTAACTCCACCGGAAAAAATGGCTACAACGATTACCTTATCGAGGAGGAAGAGGGTGTTAACGACAACAACGTTGTTCAGAAGTGCGCCGAAATCCAGAACGCCATCTCCGAAG GAGCAACATCATTTCTTTACACTGAATATAAATATGTTGGTGCTTTCATGGTGGCATTTGCAATCTTGATATTCGTTTTCCTTGGCTCTGTGGAGGGATTTAGCACTAGTGGCCATAAATGTGCTAATGACGAAACAAAGATGTGCAAACCTGCTCTTGCAACTGCCTTATTCAGCACTGTTTCCTTTTTGCTTGGTGCTATAACTTCAGTGGTTTCTGGATTCCTTGGTATGAAGATTGCTACTTATGCAAATGCCAGAACTACTTTGGAGGCAAGAAAAGGTGTTGGGAAGGCTTTTATAGTTGCATTTAGATCAGGTGCTGTTATGGGATTTCTCCTTGCTGCAAATGGTTTATTGGTTCTTTACATTGTGATCCTTGTCTTCAAGATGTACTATGGTGAGGACTGGGGTGGTCTTTTTGAGTCCATAACTGGTTATGGTCTTGGCGGATCTTCTATGGCTCTCTTTGGCAGAGTTGGTGGAGGCATCTATACCAAAGCTGCTGATGTTGGTGCTGACCTTGTTGGCAAAGTTGAAAGGAATATTCCTGAGGATGACCCAAGGAACCCAGCT GTGATTGCTGATAATGTTGGGGACAATGTTGGGGATATTGCCGGAATGGGATCTGACCTCTTTGGATCATATGCTGAGTCATCATGTGCTGCTCTTGTTGTTGCTTCAATTTCCTCATTTGGGATCAATCATGAGTTAACTGCAATGTTATATCCTCTCATCGTCAGTTCCATTGGTATCATTGTTTGTCTGATCACCACCCTTTTCGCAACTGATTTCTTTGAGATCAAGGCTGTAAAGGAAATTGAGCCAGCATTGAAGAGGCAACTCATTATTTCCACTGTACTGATGACTGTTGGAGTTGCGATCGTTACATGGATTTCTGTTCCTTCTTCCTTCACCATCTTTAATTTTGGAACCCAGAAAGTTGTTAAGAACTG GCAACTGTTCTTATGTGTGTGTGTGGGTTTGTGGGCTGGACTTATCATCGGATTTGTAACAGAGTATTATACCAGTAATGCGTACAG CCCCGTGCAAGATGTTGCTGATTCGTGCCGGACAGGAGCTGCTACTAATGTCATTTTTGGCCTGGCATTGGGATACAAATCAGTCATCATTCCTATTTTTGCCATTGCCATTAGTATTTATGTTAGTTTTAGCTTTGCCGCTATGTATGGTATTGCTATAGCTGCCCTTGGAATGCTTAGCACCATAGCGACTGGATTGGCCATTGATGCATATGGTCCGATCAGTGACAATGCTGGAGGTATTGCTGAGATGGCAGGCATGAGCCACAGAATCAGAGAGAGAACGGATGCTCTTGATGCTGCAGGAAAC ACAACAGCTGCTATTGGTAAG GGTTTTGCAATTGGCTCTGCTGCTCTCGTGTCCCTTGCTCTCTTTGGTGCCTTTGTGAGCCGTGCTGGAATTGCAACAGTTGATGTGTTGACTCCAAAAGTGTTTATTGGTTTGATTGTGGGTGCAATGCTTCCCTACTGGTTCTCTGCCATGACAATGAAGAGTGTGGGAAGTGCTGCTCTGAAAATGGTTGAAGAAGTACGCAGGCAATTCAACACCATCCCTGGCCTCATGGAGGGTACTGCCAAGCCTGACTATGCTACGTGTGTTAAGATCTCTACTGATGCTTCCATCAAGGAAATGATTCCACCTGGTGCCCTTGTCATGCTTACGCCCCTCATCGTCGGGATCTTTTTTGGTGTGGAGACTCTCTCCGGTGTCCTTGCTGGATCCCTCGTCTCTGGTGTACAG ATCGCAATCTCTGCATCCAACACTGGTGGTGCTTGGGACAACGCCAAGAAGTATATTGAG GCTGGAGCTTCTGAACACGCAAGGAGTCTTGGTCCCAAGGGTTCAGATCCACACAAAGCAGCTGTCATTGGTGACACTGTTGGAGACCCTCTCAAGGACACATCTGGCCCATCTCTCAACATCCTCATCAAGCTCATGGCCGTCGAGTCCCTTGTCTTTGCACCTTTCTTCGCCACACACGGTGGCCTCCTTTTCAAGCTCTAA
- the LOC101304122 gene encoding uncharacterized protein LOC101304122 → MGKKRPRSDDDHTPPFSPPPPPSDIISCSSGMELVSEEKQLHPVDSGKHLRPLSSVLDTTGTSLKLLHAHPSAAQHHQSLGRSTFFKRSRHYYAHQYSRRNSGHVATASTSRGKGTPSREEKLSYKLATQCSADSGRHSEIKEKPFFRPARIRSSYLVMDAASADPMKMLCGICQKPLRRKPLFLGTTLSSTEVSVVAVLVCGHVYHADCLEQKTSFEERRDPPCPLCVGLLPKIEDLREQV, encoded by the exons ATGGGGAAGAAGAGGCCACGCTCTGATGATGATCACACCCCACCCTTTTCTCCTCCTCCTCCTCCTTCGG ACATCATTTCATGTTCTTCAGGAATGGAATTAGTGTCGGAAGAG AAACAATTGCACCCGGTTGATTCTGGTAAACATCTAAGGCCTCTGTCTTCTGTACTGGATACTACCGGTACTTCTTTGAAGCTACTACATGCCCACCCTTCTGCTGCACAACATCATCAGAGCCTTGGCCGATCAACGTTTTTTAAACGTTCACGTCATTACTATGCCCATCAATACTCTCGGCGTAACTCGGGCCATGTTGCCACTGCATCAACTTCTCGTGGAAAAGGTACTCCTTCACGTGAAGAAAAGCTCTCTTATAAGTTGGCTACTCAATGCAGCGCTGACTCTGGACGTCACTCAG AAATCAAGGAAAAACCCTTTTTCCGGCCGGCCAGAATTAGGTCCAGTTACTTGGTAATGGATGCTGCCTCAGCTGATCCAATGAAGATGTTATGTGGGATTTGTCAAAAGCCATTGAGGCGCAAACCTTTATTCCTTGGGACCACGCTGTCTTCTACTGAAGTCTCTGTTGTTGCAGTGTTAGTTTGCGGCCATGTTTACCATGCTGATTGTTTGGAGCAGAAAACAAGTTTTGAAGAAAGACGTGACCCTCCCTGTCCTTTGTGTGTTGGGTTGTTGCCCAAGATCGAGGATTTAAGAGAGCAGGTTTAG
- the LOC101311910 gene encoding uncharacterized protein LOC101311910, with the protein MVRAKLILICQWGGEFVKKDDGTMCYTGGDAHAVDINHETLFDDLKLKLAEICNLEYKSLSIKYFLPGNRRTLITLSSDRDLKRMYEFHGNAVTGDVFVIGKAGFDGDEALNTLKRACGLKVADSVIPIAASSTSAVVFHADANRPVAANSPIAPSNVNTTVVPAASNITPDVPSLRPIPQQAGSVVSDKERTQSPSGLTHTAHISPAFTDHADATTSIPTGSISLAADASIYSLDIYGVDSTPAGVISSTPNGSISVAADASVHSLDIIDMDCTPADSVKKRRRTAAWKIGPDGPTIVSINEDIGDERNSVSRKKNTLNFKTAPETDNEDQEEEIVPCNSIDHNQDILRPSNDVLSEELVTLWKDGITGVGHEFPSVNEFRDVLQKYAIAHRFMYKFKKNDTNRASCICIAEACSWRIQASWDSSLEKFVVKKMEKRHTCERETWKFYHPKKNWLVSIIKDRLTDNPHLKPKEIVSSILQDFGITVNSTQVRRGIEDAREQLMGSYKEAYNQLPWFCEKMAEANPGSNIRLFTGEDKRFQRLFECFHASRHGFQNGCRPILFLDSMPLRSKFHETFIAATALDGDDGAFPVAFAIVDAENDDNWRWFLEQLRSSVSTTQSLTIVSDREKGLKKLVTEVFENAQHGYSMHHLLRSFKKNLRPPFHKDGKGSLLTCFMAAAQSLRLDGFKYFMDQIKQVSSQGYDWVVQIEQECWTNVFFRGEHYNHITVDIAETYANWIEEMRALPIIRKIEVLSSKLMELLNTRRTDSSTWSTQLTPSKEEKLQEKILQASRLKVLFSTDTLFEVHNDSINVVDLNKRECSCLDWKSTGLPCCHAIAVFNCKGRNAYDFCSRYYKVDNYHTTYSESITPVAVPFKPLDGDKIESEAENVLPPSISRPQSHDKENQKKTKGVAKREVFCSNCKETGHNKTTCKAGS; encoded by the exons ATGGTGAGGGCAAAACTTATCTTAATCTGCCAGTGGGGTGGCGAATTTGTCAAGAAGGATGATGGAACCATGTGCTATACTGGAGGGGATGCGCATGCTGTAGATATCAATCATGAAACCTTATTTGATGATCTCAAGTTGAAGTTAGCTGAAATATGCAATTTAGAGTATAAATCTTTGTCCATCAAGTATTTTCTACCAGGAAATAGGCGAACTCTCATCACGTTATCCAGTGATAGGGACCTGAAAAGGATGTATGAGTTCCATGGTAATGCAGTAACTGGTGATGTTTTTGTCATAGGAAAAGCTGGCTTCGATGGTGATGAAGCCTTAAACACACTAAAAAG GGCATGTGGGTTAAAAGTGGCAGACTCTGTGATTCCTATTGCTGCCTCCAGTACTTCAGCTGTTGTTTTTCACGCTGATGCTAATCGTCCTGTTGCAGCTAATTCACCAATTGCACCAAGTAATGTTAATACCACAGTTGTTCCTGCTGCTTCAAATATTACTCCAGATGTCCCTTCCCTTCGTCCTATTCCACAACAAGCAGGATCTGTTGTATCTGACAAAGAACGGACTCAAAGCCCAAGTGGATTGACTCATACTGCTCACATTTCCCCTGCCTTTACTGATCATGCAGATGCTACTACCTCAATTCCAACCGGTTCCATTTCTCTTGCTGCTGATGCAAGCATCTACAGCTTGGACATATATGGTGTGGACTCTACCCCTGCTGGTGTTATTAGTTCCACTCCAAATGGTTCCATTTCTGTTGCTGCTGATGCAAGTGTCCACAGCTTGGACATAATTGATATGGACTGCACCCCTGCTGATTCCGTTAAGAAACGAAGGCGCACTGCTGCATGGAAAATTGGTCCAGATGGCCCTACCATTGTTTCTATCAATGAGGATATTGGGGATGAAAGAAATTCTGTGTCCAGGAAGAAGAATACTCTCAACTTTAAAACTGCTCCAGAAACTGATAATGAGGATCAGGAAGAGGAGATTGTGCCGTGTAATAGCATTGACCATAATCAGGACATTCTACGCCCGTCAAATGATGTTCTGTCTGAAGAGTTGGTCACATTGTGGAAAGATGGTATCACTGGAGTTGGACATGAGTTCCCAAGTGTTAATGAATTTCGCGATGTACTGCAAAAATATGCCATTGCTCATCGTTTTATGTATAAGTTCAAGAAAAACGACACTAACCGTGCAAGTTGCATATGTATAGCTGAAGCCTGTTCTTGGAGAATTCAAGCATCCTGGGACTCATCTTTGGAAAAGTTTGTGGTAAAGAAGATGGAGAAAAGGCATACATGTGAAAGGGAGACATGGAAGTTTTATCATCCGAAAAAAAATTGGTTAGTTAGTATCATTAAAGACAGATTAACTGATAATCCACATCTGAAGCCGAAAGAAATTGTCAGTAGCATTCTTCAGGATTTTGGAATTACGGTGAACTCTACTCAAGTACGGCGTGGAATTGAAGATGCAAGGGAACAACTTATGGGTTCTTATAAAGAAGCTTATAACCAGTTACCTTGGTTTTGTGAGAAAATGGCAGAGGCAAATCCTGGTAGTAATATTAGGCTTTTCACTGGTGAGGATAAGAGATTTCAGCGTCTCTTTGAATGCTTTCATGCATCAAGACATGGTTTTCAGAATGGTTGCCGACCTATTCTTTTTCTTGATTCTATGCCTTTAAGATCAAAATTCCATGAGACATTTATTGCAGCTACTGCTTTGGATGGGGATGATGGTGCATTCCCGGTTGCATTTGCAATAGTAGACGCTGAGAATGATGATAACTGGCGTTGGTTTCTGGAGCAATTAAGATCATCTGTTTCGACCACACAGTCCTTAACTATTGTCTCTGATAGAGAGAAAGGGCTGAAGAAATTAGTGACTGAGGTATTTGAGAATGCTCAGCATGGCTACTCTATGCACCACCTTCTAAGAAGCTTCAAGAAAAACTTAAGGCCGCCATTTCATAAAGATGGGAAGGGTTCTTTGCTAACTTGTTTCATGGCTGCCGCCCAGTCACTTCGACTTGATGGTTTTAAGTATTTTATGGATCAAATTAAACAGGTTTCATCACAAGGTTATGACTGGGTCGTCCAGATTGAACAAGAATGTTGGACAAATGTATTTTTCAGAGGTGAGCACTACAATCATATTACTGTCGACATTGCAGAGACATACGCCAACTGGATAGAGGAAATGCGAGCATTGCCCATTATACGGAAGATAGAAGTGTTAAGCTCTAAGCTGATGGAATTGTTAAACACTCGTCGAACTGATTCAAGCACTTGGTCTACACAGCTTACTCCATCCAAGGAGGAAAAACTGCAAGAAAAGATTCTACAAGCAAGTCGCCTTAAAGTATTATTTTCAACTGATACTCTTTTTGAGGTTCACAATGATTCCATCAATGTTGTGGATCTCAACAAAAGGGAGTGTAGTTGTCTGGATTGGAAATCAACTGGGCTACCTTGCTGCCACGCTATTGCTGTTTTCAACTGCAAAGGTAGGAATGCGTATGATTTTTGTTCAAGATACTATAAAGTTGACAACTATCATACAACTTATTCGGAATCCATAACCCCTGTGGCGGTGCCTTTTAAGCCTTTGGATGGCGATAAAATTGAATCGGAAGCTGAGAATGTACTTCCTCCTTCCATCTCCAGACCACAAAGCCATGATAAGGAAAACCAGAAGAAAACAAAAGGTGTGGCCAAAAGGGAAGTGTTTTGCTCAAACTGCAAGGAAACGGGACATAATAAAACTACATGCAAGGCAGGCTCTTAG